One part of the Leucoraja erinacea ecotype New England chromosome 17, Leri_hhj_1, whole genome shotgun sequence genome encodes these proteins:
- the si:ch73-167i17.6 gene encoding regulator of G-protein signaling 9-binding protein, protein MVKDECKTLLNALNKVSACYRHLVTCAGGTSDSQYLREELKKTRRKAQVLAVANKNKLTTILKDKSISKDDRAEFERLWVLFSTCMEVLEIDMRRALELGQEFPLSAPTKRLIQTGVVGGTSAVAARAMNIQNMKYDEGNNIDTADLNDLEQEINEVGEMIYEMDMKVNVLQWTVEAKQGPGSELKSTVTAGASSLAVVCANGGGNEKLCDTNKVFAGTMFSAVLIIAIVLTVCIVKFA, encoded by the coding sequence atggtgaaggatgaatgTAAAACGCTTTTGAATGCTCTGAACAAAGTGTCCGCTTGCTATCGACATTTGGTTACGTGTGCTGGTGGGACATCGGACTCGCAATATCTACGGGAAGAGTTAAAGAAAACCAGGCGAAAAGCACAGGTATTAGCAGTTGCTAACAAAAACAAGCTAACAACTATTTTAAAGGACAAAAGTATCAGTAAAGATGATCGAGCCGAATTCGAGCGGCTGTGGGTACTATTTTCGACGTGTATGGAGGTCTTGGAGATCGACATGAGAAGGGCTTTGGAACTGGGGCAAGAGTTCCCATTGAGTGCTCCCACGAAACGCCTGATTCAGACGGGGGTGGTTGGCGGCACATCTGCGGTAGCCGCCCGTGCCATGAATATTCAGAATATGAAATACGACGAGGGGAACAACATAGACACTGCTGATCTGAACGATTTGGAACAAGAAATCAATGAAGTCGGGGAAATGATCTACGAAATGGACATGAAAGTGAACGTTCTTCAGTGGACCGTAGAAGCAAAGCAAGGCCCCGGCTCCGAGCTGAAGTCTACTGTCACTGCTGGCGCTTCGTCCCTTGCTGTGGTGTGCGCCAACGGTGGGGGCAACGAGAAACTATGTGACACCAACAAGGTTTTTGCTGGAACGATGTTCAGCGCTGTATTAATAATTGCCATTGTTCTAACCGTGTGTATTGTAAAATTTGCTTAA